From Plectropomus leopardus isolate mb chromosome 17, YSFRI_Pleo_2.0, whole genome shotgun sequence, a single genomic window includes:
- the LOC121956777 gene encoding protein transport protein Sec31A-like: protein MALGLLLWVSWICFLLFDGSAGLPAIKGYGYPSKDDSRNIGDDGDDEGWLSGLSDWQASNNQPSFPVHTSYSNPSALPSHQNLPNKPSVPEVDRLVNGAARDWGLENPKEPIVFPLGQNYLPSFSAQPQPGPVQPQPGPVQPQPGPVQPQSTSLGVASVNSMPAAPAGGSSLYASPASNYKPAPSTSQAAMSPNVESWAPQPVDRGYGVSANQGFTSNSNNAPHRVYEEVFHYPSDNTGSSSSGGSSQANYIGKESASKLARPSFPRFPTNVGPQPVFPPGLGLKFGKTAFWPHKIFQQPKKPVVNTQKVLVTQRVSEPVLPPLPPSSYIVQSRNGYQRTGNLISHSKYTPEFAPPMPVSSKGVKGQPAAPKGVKNPQRMKHH, encoded by the exons ATGGCTCTTGGACTCCTTTTGTG GGTTTCCTGGAtctgttttttgctatttgaTGGCAGTGCTGGATTACCGGCTATAAAAG GGTATGGCTATCCATCTAAAGATGACTCGCGTAACATTGGTGACGATGGAGACGATGAAGGGTGGCTCTCTGGTTTGAGTGACTGGCAGGCTTCCAACAACCAACCAAGTTTCCCTGTGCACACAAGCTACAGCAATCCCTCAGCTCTGCCATCCCACCAAAACCTGCCTAACAAACCTAGTGTTCCTGAGGTGGACAGACTTGTTAATGGTGCTGCAAGAGATTGGGGCCTGGAAAACCCAAAGGAACCCATTGTATTTCCTTTAGGCCAAAACTACCTGCCAAGTTTTTCTGCGCAGCCTCAGCCGGGCCCTGTGCAGCCTCAGCCGGGCCCTGTGCAGCCTCAGCCGGGCCCTGTGCAGCCTCAGTCAACATCACTTGGTGTTGCTTCTGTAAACAGCATGCCTGCTGCTCCAGCTGGTGGCTCCAGTCTTTATGCAAGTCCGGCTTCAAACTACAAGCCTGCCCCGTCCACCTCGCAAGCTGCAATGTCTCCCAACGTTGAGTCTTGGGCGCCCCAGCCAGTTGACCGCGGCTATGGTGTGTCTGCAAACCAGGGCTTTACCTCTAACTCGAATAACGCTCCCCATCGTGTCTATGAGGAAGTCTTTCATTATCCATCTGATAACACAGGGTCTTCCAGTTCTGGAGGGTCCAGCCAAGCTAATTACATCGGCAAAGAGTCTGCCTCCAAGCTAGCAAGACCCTCCTTTCCCAGGTTCCCAACTAATGTAGGCCCCCAACCTGTCTTTCCTCCTGGACTAGGCCTTAAATTTGGTAAAACAGCTTTCTGGCCACATAAGATCTTTCAGCAGCCAAAAAAACCAGTTGTCAACACCCAAAAAGTTCTGGTTACCCAGAGAGTGAGTGAACCAGTCCTTCCTCCCTTACCTCCCTCAAGCTACATTGTCCAGTCCAGAAACGGCTACCAGCGAACCGGGAATCTCATCAGtcactcaaagtacacaccagaATTTGCCCCGCCAATGCCTGTAAGCTCAAAGGGTGTCAAGGGTCAACCAGCTGCTCCTAAAGGTGTAAAGAACCCTCAAAG GATGAAGCATCACTAG